In Paenibacillus dendritiformis, the DNA window ATTGCGCAGCGCGCCGGCTTGTCCCGCATGGCGATCCTGCTTGCCATGATCGGCGGCGGCAAGGCCGGCAACATTATGTCGCCGAACCCGAACGCCATCTCGGCGGCGGAGGCATTCAACATTCCGCTGACATCGATGATGATGGCGGGCATCATACCGGCTTTGTTCGGGCTTGTTGTCACCTATATCATCGCGAAGCGGCTGACCAAGAAGGGGACGATGATTGCCGCCGAAGAGAGCGTTGACAACGGCGAGCAGCAGCTGCCAAGCTTCCTGGCGGCGATGATGGCGCCGCTGACGGCGATTGTGCTGCTGGCGCTGCGCCCGCTGGCCGGCATCGTCATCGACCCGATAATCGCACTGCCGGCCGGCGGCCTCGTTGGCGCCCTGTGCATGGGACGCATCAAGCATATCAATCAGTATGCGATATCGGGCCTCGGCAAAATGACGGGCGTAGCCGTTATGCTGCTCGGCACGGGAACGTTGGCGGGCATTATATCGAACTCGCAATTGAAAGATGTCATCATCAACAGCCTGGCCTCTTCCGGCCTGCCGGCTTACCTGCTGGCCCCGATAAGCGGCGCGTTCATGTCCTTGGCCACCGCCTCGACGACCGCAGGCACGGCGGTCGCGAGCTCGGTGTTCGGCTCGACGATTATGGAGCTTGGCGTCGCTTCCCTGGGCGCTGCGGCCATGATTCATGCCGGTGCGACCGTCCTCGACCATATGCCTCACGGCAGCTTCTTCCACGCGACGGGCGGAAGCGTTAACATGGCGATGAAGGAGCGGTTGCGTCTCATTCCGTATGAGACGGTGATCGGCCTTATCCTGGCCATCGTCTCGACATTGGTGTTCGGCGTATTCGGCTGGTTCCTGTAACCCGGGATTGAACCGGGAGGGCAGCGGCCGTTGGTTAAGGCTTGAAGGAGAGGGAGTGGAGAGAAATGAAGGTTGTCATTGCTCCGGATTCATTTAAAGAGAGCTTGTCCGCTCTGGAGGCATGTCATGCGATAGAGAAAGGATGGCGCCATGTCCACCCTGAGGCGGAAATCGTACATGTGCCGATGGCCGATGGCGGAGAAGGCACGGTCCAGTCCTTGGTCGATGCGACGGGAGGGCGTGTAA includes these proteins:
- a CDS encoding GntP family permease, whose product is MDVSVTVLGALTALVVAIVLILRKVPPAYGMMIGALAGGIVGGIGLADSVNLMMDGAKGMIPAVLRILAAGVLAGVLIESGGAKTIAETLVRKVGETRALFALAFATMVLTAVGVFIDVAVITVAPIALAIAQRAGLSRMAILLAMIGGGKAGNIMSPNPNAISAAEAFNIPLTSMMMAGIIPALFGLVVTYIIAKRLTKKGTMIAAEESVDNGEQQLPSFLAAMMAPLTAIVLLALRPLAGIVIDPIIALPAGGLVGALCMGRIKHINQYAISGLGKMTGVAVMLLGTGTLAGIISNSQLKDVIINSLASSGLPAYLLAPISGAFMSLATASTTAGTAVASSVFGSTIMELGVASLGAAAMIHAGATVLDHMPHGSFFHATGGSVNMAMKERLRLIPYETVIGLILAIVSTLVFGVFGWFL